A single region of the Insulibacter thermoxylanivorax genome encodes:
- a CDS encoding sigma-70 family RNA polymerase sigma factor: protein MDLYEARLAQLARNGDRLAFRELVDLYQNKIYHLAYRMLGNTHEAEDIVQETFLRVYTNLNGFDPSQKFSTWIYRIGANLCIDH from the coding sequence ATGGATTTATACGAAGCGCGGCTTGCTCAACTTGCTCGAAACGGGGATCGCCTCGCCTTTCGGGAGTTGGTCGATCTGTACCAGAACAAAATATACCACCTCGCTTACAGAATGCTGGGGAACACACATGAAGCCGAAGATATCGTGCAAGAAACCTTCCTAAGAGTCTATACGAATCTAAACGGCTTCGACCCCTCTCAGAAATTCTCAACGTGGATCTATCGAATCGGGGCGAATCTATGTATCGATCATC